TCTTGGGCTCACTTTTCTTATTCTTCTCAAGTTCGTTTGTTGCTATCAACTCAGCCACACGCTTGTTGGCCATAAGCATAAATTCCTCGATAAGATTGTTAGCCTCCTTGGACTCTTTGAAGTACACTGATATTGGTTTGCCTTTCTCGTCAAGCTGGAATCTGACCTCTACCCTTTCAAAATTGATTGCGCCTTTACGATATCGTCCAGCCCGAAGTTCTTTTGCAATAGAGTTAAGCACCTTCAGTTCTTCTGCAAAAGGCCCCTCGCCTGTTTCAATAACAAGCTGTGCCTCTTCATAGGTAAACCTCTTGTCGGAATGTATTATAGTCCTTCCTATCCATGACTCCTGAACATGCCCATGGCCATTCATCTTGAATACTGCAGAAAAGCAAAGCTTGTCCTCTCCTGGACGGAGTGAGCAAAGGTAATTGCTAAGACGTTCGGGCAGCATAGGTACAGTACGGTCAACTAGATACACAGAGGTTGCCCTTTCATAGGCCTCATTATCTATCACCGAGTCGGGCTTTACATAATGAGTCACATCAGCGATGTGAACTCCAATCTCCCACAAATCTTCACCTAGTTGCTGAATAGAAAGGGCATCATCAAAGTCCTTTGCATCTACCGGGTCTATAGTGAAGGTGGTGACATTTCTGAAATCTCTTCGCTTTGCTATCTCCTCCTTTGTTATTGCATCGGGGATCTTTTCCGCTGCCACAATTGCTTCTTCCGGATATGAATATGGAAGATTGAATTCGGCAAGGATGGCGTGCATTTCAGCATCATTATCTCCTACGTCCCCCAATACATCAACGACCTCACCAACCGGATTCTTGGCACCTACAGGCCATTCGACTATCCGTACAACGGCCTTCTGGCCGTTGACGGCACCCTTGAGTTTGTTCTTTGGAATGAAAATATCTCTATTGATTACCTTCCAGTCACAAACCAGGAATGCAAAATGTTCACTAACCTGAAGCTGACCGACAAAGAGCTCTCTCTTTCTCTTTATTATCTCAACGATCTCTCCCTCCAACTGGCGACGCTTCTTACGGGCAAACAGCAGTACCTTGACTTTGTCCCCATGCAAAGCTCCATTAAGGTTAGCCTGTGACACAAATATATCCTCTCCGCCTTCATCGGGTACTATATAAGCCGAACCTGCAGCCGTCATATCCACAGTACCGGTAATCTGAGCTGCTAAAGAAAGTAGCTTGTACTTCCCGGGTACAACCTCACTCAATATACCCTCCTCAGTCATTTCAAGCAAAAGCATCTCAACAAGTTGACGACTGCTTTTCTTGGTCAAACCCATCGCTGCAGATACCTGCTTATAGTTTAAGGACCTTTTGGGATTAGCATTAAATACATCCAGTATTTCCTCCCTAAGTGCAGGTCGATTTGCCCGCTTTTCTTTTTCTTGTCCCATATACTATCCTGAAATTAATAATATGCCATTTCAACCAAAGGTAATAAAATATCACTCCAGGGCCGATACTTATGTAAAAATCCTAAAAAGAAAAGACTAGATAATACAATATCATAGCGGCGCTTTAATATTTTTGTATCTTTACGGCTCGATTTTAAAATCCTATAAATTAATATTATATGTCAAAGATTGATGCATACAATTTTGCCGGCAAAAAAGCTATTGTACGCGTGGACTTTAATGTTCCGCTAAATGCCGAGTTTCAGGTCACCGACGATACCCGCATTCGCGCTGCAGTTCCTACAATCAGCAAGATACTGCAAGATGGAGGTTCTGCCATCATCATGTCACACCTTGGCCGTCCAAAGGGTAAGTTCAACAGCGACTTTTCTCTTAAGCATATTCAGGCTCACATGGCAAAGGTAATAGGTACAGAAGTAATTTTTGCTACTGACTGCGTTGGCCCTGATGCAAAAGCAAAGGCAGCTGCCCTGAAGCCAGGTCAGGTTCTGCTGCTCGAAAACCTCCGCTTCCACCTCGAAGAAGAAGGTAAGCCAAAACTTGCTGACGATGCAAGCGAAGACGAAAAGAAGGCTGCAAAGGCTGAAATGAAGGAAAAGCAAAAAGAATTTTCAAAGACCCTTGCTTCTCTGGCTGATGTATATGTAAATGATGCTTTCGGTACTGCTCACCGTGCCCACGCCTCTACTGCAATCATTGCAGATTATTTCGATGCTGACAATAAGATGTTCGGTTACCTGATCGAAAGCGAAGTTGAAAGCCTCGACAAAGTTATTAAGAATCCTAAGCGTCCATTTACTGCTATCATGGGTGGAGCAAAGGTTTCTTCAAAAATCACAATTATCGAAAACCTGCTTGACAAGGTTGATAACCTTATCCTTGGTGGTGGTATGACCTTCACATTTTACAAGGCTCATGGCGGTAAAATCGGTTCTTCTCTTTGCGAAGACGAGTACATCCAACTAGCTCTTGACCTTGAAAAGAAGGCTGCTGAGAAGGGTGTTAAGATCTACATGGCTAATGACATAATTGCTGCTGATAAGTTTGCTGCAGACGCCAACACTCAAATCTGCGAATCCAGCAATATCCCTGATGGATGGCTGGGTCTAGATGCAGGTCCTGAATCTATCAAGGAAATGAAGGAGATTATTGAAAACTCTGCTACTATCCTTTGGAATGGTCCCGTAGGTGTATTCGAAATGGACAAGTTTGCTGAAGGTTCAAAGGCAGTTGGTGAGGCTATCGTAGCTGCTACCAAGAAGGGTGCCTTCTCTCTCGTTGGAGGTGGTGACTCTGTAGCCTGTGTTAACAAATTCGGCTTTGCTGACGGAGTTAGCTATATCTCTACTGCTGGTGGCGCTCTTCTGGAATACCTTGAAGGCAAAGAACTTCCAGGTATCAAAGCTATCCGCGGATAATAAGACCAATAATGATACAATCAAAAGGCTGCCTCAGGGCAGCCTTTTTTATGGCATTACCAGCCACTTTAGTGTCATCTGGGCTGTCGCTTTCATATGAATCAGATCAGCTCCACTTATATTTATAATTCCACATTTATTCCCCTCCCTTATTGCTCCAAGCTCTTTCAATCCTGCCAGACCGCCAGCCTTGTCACTTGAAAGTGACAGCAACCCGATCCAGTCAGCCTGATTATAGCTTAAGCAATAGTCCTTTATTCTTGAAAACACAGGTACTGAATAATTATCTCTGGTCCTTGTAATTACCGGATGTAGGTCTGAATCAATACCCGGAATTGAAAGCGGGAAACTCGGATCCCCATCTGCACCGTAACGACCAAGTGCTACCGTTCCTCCTGCAAAATGAGCGTTGAGATTTCTTTTTTCATAATCAAATAGTTCAACACCTACAATATCTATTAACCCCGGGATAAGAAGACCTCCATACCATTCTAGTCCGGGCCTTTCCCTAAGTCCGGTGCCTCCACTATCCACAGAAAGAATCCGCCCCTCATCGTCTATTGTAAGAATAGGCCACGCAAGCATTTGCCCACCTTCCATGAGGGCAAAATGTGATCCAAGCATCCGCCTCTTCATCAGGAGAGTATTATTGTATTTGTACTTCTTCTGTTACCATTTGCAACTCGTCTGCACGAGTGCCCTTATTCTGTAGTTTCAGACTGTCACGGACAACTTTTATGCTGATTTCATCAATCTCAACAGAGGCCTTGTTTAAAGAATCCTGTAACAAAAGATTCCCTTCAATGTACTTTGGAAAAGTATCATTCTTAAGCTTAAGCATAAGCTCAGCAACTCGTCTTTGAAATGAGATATCAATACTCTTGTATACAGTATCAGCGACACTGTCATTGTAAAAGGCAGAAAGCATTATCCTAGTATTACGGCTCTCATCGTCATGAAGAAACTTGTATCCTGCACTAAAGCGTATTGCACCTGCCAGATTAAGCGTATCAACATCAATCCTGAAAAGATGACCCGTAGCTAAAGTATCAAGGTTACTAATCTTAATACTTGATGAACCCTGCCAAAGGTTTCCATTCTTCAATTTCTCTGCCTCATTCAATGCCTGCTCCAGAGCCAACCTTTCCCTCTCCATAAGAATCTTCACATCTGCCTCTGCCTGACTGAGTCTCTCAATCACCATCTCATAGACTTTATCATATAGCTGAGGGTTAGAAACATACCATCGACGGATGGTATCAAACTCAGCCGTCGTTAGTCCATGCTTTTCAAGTACATACTTATATGACCCGCTAATATCTGAGTTTCCAGAAATTCTGTACCCCGGCATATAAATCAGAGTAGCATCCGCCATATGTATATCTGCCAGAATCTCTGCCATTTCCTTAGGCCGTGGATATCCTTTGGGCACTTTGTATCTGTTACAGGCTGTAACTGATAAAGCAACTATTAGTATTGATAAATACAATCTGACCTTCAACATTGTCTCTGTTTTCTACACGTAAACTATTATTTCCCGTCCCCTCTAAACATTGTTCTGATCGTCTTAAAGAATAGAACAAAATCCAGTTTCAACGACCAGTTATCTATATACTCCAGATCCATCTTCATCCACTCGTCGAATGGAATATTATTCCTGCCTGACACCTGCCAGATACACGTAATGCCGGGTTTCATGGATAACCTCCTCAACTGCCATCTCTCATATTCCTTGACCTCATCTGGTATAGGAGGCCTTGGTCCAACTATTGACATTTCACCCATCAACACATTATAAAACTGAGGTAATT
The genomic region above belongs to Xiashengella succiniciproducens and contains:
- the rnr gene encoding ribonuclease R, encoding MGQEKEKRANRPALREEILDVFNANPKRSLNYKQVSAAMGLTKKSSRQLVEMLLLEMTEEGILSEVVPGKYKLLSLAAQITGTVDMTAAGSAYIVPDEGGEDIFVSQANLNGALHGDKVKVLLFARKKRRQLEGEIVEIIKRKRELFVGQLQVSEHFAFLVCDWKVINRDIFIPKNKLKGAVNGQKAVVRIVEWPVGAKNPVGEVVDVLGDVGDNDAEMHAILAEFNLPYSYPEEAIVAAEKIPDAITKEEIAKRRDFRNVTTFTIDPVDAKDFDDALSIQQLGEDLWEIGVHIADVTHYVKPDSVIDNEAYERATSVYLVDRTVPMLPERLSNYLCSLRPGEDKLCFSAVFKMNGHGHVQESWIGRTIIHSDKRFTYEEAQLVIETGEGPFAEELKVLNSIAKELRAGRYRKGAINFERVEVRFQLDEKGKPISVYFKESKEANNLIEEFMLMANKRVAELIATNELEKNKKSEPKTFVYRIHDVPDTDKFEAFAKFVRKFGLDANPEPKESLSQALNRLLKSVKGRSEQNIVETLAVRTMAKAVYSTRNIGHYGLAFRHYSHFTSPIRRYPDMMAHRLLQRYMDGDKSVPADKYEEMCEHCSEMEQRAADAERASIKYKQVEFLKDRVGEVFDGVISGVSEWGVYVELVDSKCEGLIPVRELDDDYYTFDEENYMLVGRRYKRKFQLGDAVKIQVLKANLEKRQLDFTLAP
- a CDS encoding phosphoglycerate kinase; this translates as MSKIDAYNFAGKKAIVRVDFNVPLNAEFQVTDDTRIRAAVPTISKILQDGGSAIIMSHLGRPKGKFNSDFSLKHIQAHMAKVIGTEVIFATDCVGPDAKAKAAALKPGQVLLLENLRFHLEEEGKPKLADDASEDEKKAAKAEMKEKQKEFSKTLASLADVYVNDAFGTAHRAHASTAIIADYFDADNKMFGYLIESEVESLDKVIKNPKRPFTAIMGGAKVSSKITIIENLLDKVDNLILGGGMTFTFYKAHGGKIGSSLCEDEYIQLALDLEKKAAEKGVKIYMANDIIAADKFAADANTQICESSNIPDGWLGLDAGPESIKEMKEIIENSATILWNGPVGVFEMDKFAEGSKAVGEAIVAATKKGAFSLVGGGDSVACVNKFGFADGVSYISTAGGALLEYLEGKELPGIKAIRG
- a CDS encoding DUF4296 domain-containing protein; translated protein: MLKVRLYLSILIVALSVTACNRYKVPKGYPRPKEMAEILADIHMADATLIYMPGYRISGNSDISGSYKYVLEKHGLTTAEFDTIRRWYVSNPQLYDKVYEMVIERLSQAEADVKILMERERLALEQALNEAEKLKNGNLWQGSSSIKISNLDTLATGHLFRIDVDTLNLAGAIRFSAGYKFLHDDESRNTRIMLSAFYNDSVADTVYKSIDISFQRRVAELMLKLKNDTFPKYIEGNLLLQDSLNKASVEIDEISIKVVRDSLKLQNKGTRADELQMVTEEVQIQ